The Pseudomonas solani genome segment CTTCCTCTTCGGCACCAAGGCCCGGCGCAGCGCCCGGCGCTACCAGGCCAACCTCGCCGCCTGGAGCGGTCGCCCGGAGCTGGCGCCGACCCTCCGTTCGGTGTTCGCCCAGTTCATGGCCTTCGCCGACGCCCTGCTGGACAAGCTCGACATCTGGCGCGGCAAGCTGCCCCTAGAACGCATCGAGCTGGTGGACCCGACCGGCCTGCGCCAGCAACTGCGCGGCGGGCGCGGCCAACTGCTGGTCGGCGCCCACCTGGGCAACCTGGAGGTGTGCCGCGCCCTGGCCGAGCTGGGCGAGAAGGTGCAGATGAACGTGCTGGTGCACACCCGCCACGCCGAGCGCTTCAACCGCCTGCTGGGTGAGGCCGGCGCGAGCCACCTGCGGCTGATCCAGGTCAGCGAGCTGGACCCGGCGATCATGCTGCAATTGAGCGAACGCCTGGAGCGCGGTGAATGGCTGGCCATCGCCGGCGACCGCGTGCCGCTGCACGGCGGGCGCACCACCCAGGTCGATTTCCTCGGCCACCCCGCCGCCTTCCCCCAGGGCCCCTGGCTGCTGGCCGGGCTGCTCAAGTGTCCGCTCAACCTGATGACCTGCCTGAAGATCGACGGCCGCTACAAGGTGTTCCTCGAACCCTTCGCAGACGCCGTGCAGTGGCGCCGTGGCGAACGTGACGCGGTGATCGAAGGCTGGGTCCAACGCTATGCCCAGCGCCTCGGCGAGCTGTGCCTGAAGGCGCCCGAGCAATGGTTCAACTTCTACCCGTTCTGGAACGAACATGACGACACATCAGCCTGAACCCGTGGTCTTCGGCGAGCTGCCGCTGACCATCGAGCAGGTCGTGGCCCTGTCCCAGCGCCGCGCCCCCTCCCTGTTGCAGGGCGACGCCGCCTGGCGCGAGCGCATCGCCAAGGGCGCGCGCTTCCTCGACACCCTGCTGGACAAGGAAGGCGTGATCTACGGCGTCACCACCGGCTATGGCGATTCCTGCGTGGTAGCCGTGCCGCTGGAGCAGGTCGAAGCCCTGCCGCGCCACCTGTTCACCTTCCACGGCTGCGGCCTGGGCAAGGTGCTGGACGAGGCCGCTACCCGCGCGGTGCTGGCGGCGCGCCTGCAGTCGCTGTGCCATGGCGTTTCCGGCGTGCGCGTCGAACTGCTGGAGCGCCTCCAGGCCTTCATCGACCAGGACGTGCTGCCGGTGATCCCGGAAGAGGGTTCGGTGGGTGCCAGTGGCGACCTCACCCCTCTGTCCTATGTCGCCGCGACCCTCTCCGGCCAGCGCGACGTGTTCTACAAGGGCCAGCGCCGCAGCGCCGCCGAGGTGCACGCCGAACTGGGCTGGCAGCCGCTGGTGCTGCGCCCCAAGGAAGCCCTGGCGCTGATGAACGGCACCGCCGTGATGACCGCCCTGGCCTGCCTGGCCTACGCCCGCGCCGACTACCTGCTGCAACTGGCCACGCGCATCACCGCGCTCAACGTAGTGGCACTGGAAGGCAACCCGGAGCACTTCGACGAGCGCCTGTTCGCCGCCAAGCCGCACCCGGGGCAGATGCAGGTGGCTGCCTGGCTGCGCCAGGACCTGGCCATCGACGCGCCGACGCCGCCGCTGCACCGCCTGCAGGACCGCTACTCGCTGCGCTGCGCGCCCCATGTGCTGGGCGTGCTGGCCGACAGCCTGGGCCTGCTGCGGCAGTTCATCGAGACCGAGCTGAACAGCGCCAACGACAACCCGCTGATCGATGCCGAGGCCGAACGCGTGCTTCACGGCGGGCACTTCTACGGCGGCCACATCGCCTTCGCCATGGACAGCCTGAAGAACCTGGTGGGCAACGTCGCCGACCTGCTCGACCGTCAGCTCGCCCTGCTGGTGGACGTGCGCTACAACCACGGCCTGCCGAGCAACCTATCCGGCGCGCCCCAGGCCACGGCCATGATCAACCACGGCTTCAAGGCGGTGCAGATCGGTGCCAGCGCCTGGACCGCCGAGGCGCTGAAGAACACGATGCCGGCCAGCGTCTTCTCGCGCTCCACCGAATGCCACAACCAGGACAAGGTGAGCATGGGCACCATCGCCGCCCGCGATGCCCTGCGCAGCCTGGAACTCACCGAACAGGTGGCCGCCGCCACCCTGCTGGCCGCCAACCAGGGCGTCTGGCTGCGCCAGCGCGAGAACCCGCGCGCGCTGCCCGAACCGCTGACCGCCATGCACCAGCAACTGGCCGGGGACTTCCCGCCGGTGATCGAGGACCGCGCCCTGGAAGGCGAGCTGCGCCTGTGCCTGGAGCGCATCCGCGCCCGCCACTGGAGGCTCTATGCGTAGCGCCGGGGTGATCCAGGCCGAGGTGGAAGTCCTCGTGCCCTTCTTCGACGTCGACATGATGGAAGTGGTCTGGCACGGCCACTACGTCAAGTACCTCGAAGTCGCCCGCTGCGCCCTGCTCGACAAGCTCGGCCACAACTACTCGCAGATGCGTGACGCCGGCTATGCCTGGCCGATCATCGACCTGCAGCTGCGCTACATCCGTGGCGCCCGCTTCGGCCAGACCATCGTCGTGCGCGCCGATCTGGTGGAGTGGGAGAACCGCCTGAAGATCAACTACCTGATCACCGACGCCGCCACCGGCGAACGCCTGACCCGGGGCAGCAGCGTGCAGGTGGCGGTGGAAATCGCCACCCGCGAGATGCTGCTGGCCTCGCCCAAGGTGTTCGTCGATGCCGTGGAGCGGGCACTGCCATGACCGCCCGCCTGCTGCGCGCCTTGCTGCTGGTGCCGGCCCTGCTGGCGGGCTCGCTCGCCCAGGCCTTCGACCTCGACCAGCTCGCCGCGCAACTGGGCAAGCCCGCCGTGGTGCGCGGCCCCTTCGTGCAGGAGAAACACCTGCGCGCCCTGCCCAGACCGCTGACCAGCGAAGGGCATTTCGTGCTCTCCCGCGAGCAGGGGCTGCTCTGGCTGCTGGAGAAGCCGCTGCAGCAGGACTACCGCATCGGCGCCGCCGGCATCGCCCGCCGCGTCGACGGCCACTGGCAGGCGCAGCCCGGCCAGGACGTCGCCGCCCAGCAGAGCCGCCTGTTCCTCGCCGTGCTCAAGGGCGACCACCAGGGCCTGGCCCGCGACTTCCAGCTGCAGCTCAGCGGCGACGCCGACCACTGGCAGCTGCAACTGACCCCGAATTCCCTGCTGCTCAAGCAGATCTTCAGCGCCATCCAGATCCAGGGCGGCGCCCTGGTGGAACGCATCGAGCTGCTGGAAACCCAAGGCGACAGCACCGTGCTGCGCCTGCCGGCAAGCCAGCCAGGCGACGCCCTCGATGCCGCGGAGGCACGCGACCTTGCGCCCTGAACGCCTGCTGCCGCGCCTGTTCCTGCTGGGCCTGGTGGCCCTGCTGGCGCTGGCCGCCTGGCAATGGCGCAACGGCCCGCCGGTGGCCGCCGACATGCTTGCCCTGCTGCCCCAAGGCGCCGGTGACGCCTGGGTGCAGCGCGCCGAGCAGCGCATGCAGGAACCGCTGAACCGCGAGGTATTGCTGCTGGTGGGCCACACCGACGCCGGGCGCGCCCAGGCCCTGGCCCGGCAGATTGCCGAACGCTGGCAGGGCGAACCGCGCTTCGAGCGCGTGCAGTGGAGCCTGCAGGCCGACCTGCCCGCCCTGCGCCAGCAACTGCAGGACAGCCGCCTGGCGCTGCTGCCCCGTGCCGACCGCCAGCTGCTGGAGCAGGCGCCCGAACGCTTCATCGCCCAGCGGGCCGAACGCCTCTTCGACCCCTTCTCCGCCGTCGCCCTGGTGCCTGCCGAGGACGACTGGCTGGGCATCGCCGGCCTCGCGCAGAAGGCCCTGGTGCCCGCCAGCCGTGTGCAAACGGACCTGGCCAGCGGCGCCCTGCAGGTGCAGGACGGCGACACCACCTGGGTGCTGCTGCGTGCCCGCACCCGGGAAGGTGCCTTCGATATGCAGGCGCCGCCCTGGCTCGCGGGCGAAGTGGCCGGCGCCCGCCAGGACATCGAAGCCGATGGCGGTCGCCTGCTCGCCGCCAGCGGCCTGCTCCACGCCGCCGCCGGCCAGGCCAAGGCCGCCCGCGAGATCAGCCTGATCGGCGGGGGCGCCAGCCTCGGCACCCTGCTGCTGATGCTGGTGGTATTCCGCCGCCCGCGCACCCTGCTCAGCCTGCTGCCGGTGGGCCTGGCCCTGGCCGCGGGCTGCACCGCCTGCGTGCTGGTGTTCGGCGAGATCAACGCGCTGACCCTGGTGCTCGGCGCCAGCCTCACCGGCGTCGCCGCCGACTACCCGCTGCACTACCTGAGCAAGAGCTGGACCGGCCAGCCCTGGCGCGCCTGGCAGGCGGTACGCGACACCCTGCCGGGGCTCAGCCTGAGCCTGGGCACCAACCTGATCGGCTACCTGGCCCTGGCCTTCACCCCCTTCCCGGCGCTGACCCAGATTGCGGTGTTCTCCGCCGCCGGCCTGGTCACCGCCTACCTCTGCTCGGTGTGCCTGCTGCCGGCGCTGCTGGGCAACCTGCGCCTGGCGCCGCCGACCGCGCCCCTGCGCCTGGCCGAGCGCCTGCTGGCCTGCCGCGAGCGCCTGCTGGCACGCACCGGCAGCCTGCCCTGGCTGCTGGCCCTGTTGGCCTTCTGCGCCACCGGCCTGTGGCAGGTGCAGCCGCAGAACGACCTGCGCCAGTGGCTCGGCGCCGAGCCGCGCCTGCTCGATGAGGCCCGCGAGATCGCCCGCCTCACCGGCCTGCAACCCACCAGCCAGTTCTTCCTGGTGCGGGGCGACAGCCAGGAGCAGATGCTCCAGCGCCAGGCCGCGCTGGCCGAGCGCCTCGACGCGGCGGTGGCCGATGGCAACCTGCAGGGCTACCGCGCCCTCAGCCAGCTGGTCAGCCCCGAGGCGGTACAGCAGGCACTGCGCGACGCGCTCGCACAGTTACCCCGGCACTGGCAGCCGTTGCTCGACCTGGGCATCCCCGCCGAGGTGCTGGAGAACGAGCTCAACCGGCTGCGCAGCCAAGCCCCGCAAACGCTGGATGCAGCCCTGGCCGGCCCCCTGGGCGAGGCCTGGCGCCCGCTCTGGCTCGGCAGTGACGACCAGGGCCGTGCCGCCGGCATCGTCAGCCTGCAAGGGCTGGCCTCCCCGGCGCTGATGGCCGATGCCGCGCGAGGCCTGGACGGTGTGCAACTGATCGACCGCATCGGCGAGCTCAACCAGCTGTTCGCCGCCACCCAGTTCAGCGCCGCCGAGCTCAAGCTGGCTTCCTGCGCGGCCATTCTCGTGCTGCTGTGCATCCCCTTCGGCCTCGGCGGCTCGCTGCGCATCGTCGCCCTGCCGCTGCTGGCGGCGCTGGCGTCCCTGGCCTGCCTCGGCTGGCTGGGCCAGCCGCTGACCCTGTTCAGCCTGTTCGGCCTGCTGCTGATCACCGCCATCGGCGTCGACTACGCCATCCTCATGCGCGAAGCGGTGGGCGGTGCGGCGGTGAGCCTGCTGGGCACCCTGCTGTCGGGCATGACCAGCTGGCTGTCGTTCGGCCTGCTGCTGCTCAGCCAGACCCCGGCCATCGCCAACTTCGGCCTGGCCATCAGCCTCGGCCTGTTCTTCTGCTTCCTGCTCGCCCCCTGGGCACAGGCCGCACAAGCCCATGGCAAGGAGGTGCCGACGTGAGCGTCATGCTGTTCTGGATCGGCCTGCTGGCGCTGTTCGCCCTGGCCACCTGGGGGGGCCGCAAGCTGGGCCTGATCCCCATCGTCAGCCAGCTGCTGCTGGCCAGTTTCGGCCTGCCGCTGGTGATGCTCTGGCTGGGCGCGCCCGTGGGCCTGGACAACGCCCAGGTGCTCGCCGCGCCCTGGCTGCAGTCGCTTTACGGAGTGGCCTTCACCCTGCTGCTGGGGCACATCCTCAGCGATGTGATCGACCTGCGCCTGCAGGCCTCCAGCGTGAAGATCGCCCTGCCGAGCTTCTTCCTGCCGTTCTTCTGCGGCCTGGGCTGTGCCCTCTGGCTGCTGCCGGCCAACGGCCTGCTCTCGGCCATCGCCGTGGGGCTGCTGTTCGCCCTGACGGCGATCCCCGTGCTGTTCCTCTACCTGCGCCACCTGGGCTACGACGAGGCGAGCATCCGTCGCCTGCTGCAGGCGGCGATCCTGATGGACCTGATGTGCTGGAGCATCTTCGGCCTGGCCCAGGGCAGCGCCGCGCCCACCACCCTGCTCTGGCCCCTGCTGGCGGCGCTGCTGCCGCTGGTGCTGTACCTGGCACGGGTGCGTGCGCCGCTGGTCTACAGCCTGGCCTTCTTCGCCCTGCTGCTGACCCTGCAGCAGCTCAAGCTCAACGCCCTGGTGTTCGGCATCGCCTACCTGCTGGTGATGGCGGCGCTGCGCCTGCCCTTCCGCCTGCCGCTGCCGGCCGGCATGTTCCACGCCGTGCAGGTGTGGCTGGCGGTGCCGCTGATCCTCGCCTTCGGCCTGCTGCAGATCGACTGGCACACGGCCTGGCAGAACTATTCCTGGCTGCAGTTCGGCGCCCTGCTGGTGCTGCCCATCGTCAGCAAGCTGGCGGGCAACTGGCTGGGCCTGTCCTGGGCCGAGGGCCGCCTGGCGGCCAGCCCGGTGAAGTGGCGCGAAACCGTGCTGCTGAACACCCGCGGCCTCACCGAAATCGTTTTTCTCAACCTTCTGTTCCAGCAGCACATCATCAGCGCGCAGCTGTACTTCGCGCTGATGCTGATGGGATTGATCGCCACCCTGTTGCCGGCCCTGACGCGCAGAGCGCACGCGCCCGCAGCCCCCGCCCCGGAAAGGAGTCCCCATGAAGCCCATTGAAATCCAGCAGCGTCAGGTCGTGGTCATCGGTGCAGGCCCTTCCGGCGCCATCGCCGCCGCCCTGCTCAAGCGCAAGGGCCACGATGTGCTGATCCTCGAGCGCCAGCGCTTCCCGCGCTTCTCCATCGGCGAGAGCCTGCTGTCCCATTGCCTGGACTTCATCGAGGAGGCGGGGATGCTCGAAGCGGTCATGGCCGCCGGCTTCCAGATCAAGCATGGCGCGGCCTTCGCCTGGGGCGAGCGCTACACCGATTTCGACTTCCGCGACAAATTCACCCCGGGCAAGGGCACCGTCTTCCAGGTGCAGCGGGCCAACTTCGACAAGCTGCTGGCCGACCAGGCCGCGCTGCAGGGCGTGGAAATCCGCTACGAGGAAGAGATAGTCGCCGCCGAGTTCGGGGGTGATTGCCCGCTGCTCACCGTGCGCCGCCTCGACGGCAGCGAGTACCAGGTGGAGACCGCCTTCGTCCTCGACGCCAGCGGCTACGGCCGGGTGCTGCCGCGCCTGCTGGACCTGGAAGCGCCCTCCAGCTTCCCGGTGCGCCAGGCGGTGTTCACCCACATCGAGGATCGCATCGACGATGCCGGCTTCGACCGCGAGAAGATCCTCATCAGCATCCACCCCGAGCACCGCGACATCTGGTTCTGGCTGATCCCCTTCAGCAACGGCCGCTGCTCCCTGGGCGTGGTGGGCGAGCCCAGCCACTATGCGGGCCGCCCCGAGGACCTGGACGCCTGCCTCAAGGGCTTCATCGCCGAGACGCCGAACCTGCGCCGCCTGCTGGCCAATGCCGTGTGGGACACCCCGGCCCGCGTCCTGGGCGGCTACTCGGCCAACGTCAAATCGCTGCACGGCCAGGGTTTCGCCCTGCTGGGTAACGCCGCCGAGTTCCTCGACCCGGTGTTCTCCTCCGGCGTGACCATCGCCATGCGTTCGGCGAGCATGGCCGCGGCCGTGCTCGACCGGCAGCTCAACGGCGAGACGCCGGACTGGGAAAGCGAGTTCTCCATCCCGCTGAAGAAGGGCGTGGACACCTTCCGCGCCTATGTCGAAGGCTGGTACCAAGGCAGCTTCCAGGACGTGATCTTCCACGCCGGCGGCTCGCCGGAAATCCGCGGGATGATCTGCTCGATCCTCGCGGGCTACGCCTGGGACGAGCGCAACCCCTTCGTCGCCGAGCCCAAGCGCCGGCTGCGGATGATCAGCGAATTCTGCGCCAGCGAATGAGGGAGCCGACCATGGAACGCGCCGCCGCCACCTACGTCGAGGAGACCCGCTTCGGCTTCTGGTTCCTGCAGAGCCACACCTGGCAGCACCACGTGCTGCGCGTGGCGATCAACGACCTCAAGGGCCTGTTCGCCGAGCCCCTGCCGGAAGCGCCGGTGCTGCTGGACGCCGGCTGTGGCCAAGGCAAGTCCTTCGGCCTGCTGAATGCGGCGTTCGCCCCCGCGCGGATGATCGGCCTCGACGCCGACCCGCACAGCCTCGACTGCTCCCGCGCCGAGGCCGAGCGCCTGGGCCTGGAAGTACAACTGGTGAGCAGCGACTGCGCCGAGATCGCCCTGCCGGACGCCAGCGTCGACCTCCTCTTCTGCCACCAGACCTTCCATCACCTGGTGGAGCAGGAACGCGCCCTGGCCGAGTTCTGGCGGGTGCTGAAACCGGGCGGCTACCTGCTGTTCGCCGAGTCCACCCGCTACTACATCGACACCTGGGTGATCCGCTGGCTGTTCCGCCACCCGATGCACGTGCAGCGCACCGCCGAGGAATACCTGGAGATGCTGCGCGGCCAGGGCTTCGCCTTCGAGCCGCGCAACGTCTCCTACCCCTACCTGTGGTGGAGCCGCTCCGCCGACTTCGGCCTGCTGGAGCGCTGGGGCCTGCGCAACCCGCCGCCACCCGGCCAGCGCAACGAGACCCTGGTCAACGCCGTGGCACGCAAGCCCCTGGAGAATGACGGCCGATGAGACGCCTGCTGCTCGCCGGCCTGTGCCTGCTGCTCGCCGCCTGCGCGGCGCGTACGCCGGTGCCCGAGCGGCCGCCGAGGCTGGAGCTGCCGCAGTCATTGCAGGTGCAGCGCCAGGCCGACGGCGAGGTGCGTGACTGGCTGCTGGTGGTGCAGGCCGAAGGGCCGGCGCTGCGCTGGTCGCTGTTCGACCCCCTGGGCGTGCCCCTGTCGCGCCAGCTGCTGCAGGACGGCAACTGGCGCAACGACGGCCTGCTGCCGCCCAACGACGAGGCCCGCGAACTCTTCGCCGCGCTGCTCTACGCCCTGGCCCCGGCCGAGGCGCTGCAACCGGCCTACGCGGGCATCGAGCAACGCATCGCCGAAGATGGCCGCCGCGAGCTGGCCGGCCGCTGGAGCATCGCCTACCGCGCGCCGCAGGACTTCGACCTGCAACGCCACGACGGCCCGCATTACCGAATCACCGCCCTCGACGAGGAACCCCGATGACCGCCAATCTCAATGCCCTGGGCCTGGTCTGCGCCCTGGGCCAGGGCAAGCAGGCAGTGGCCGACGCGCTGTTCGCCGGCGACGCCTCGGGCATGCGCCGCCAGGGTGGCTGGGTCGCCGAGCGCGAACTGAGCATCGGCGCCGTGCCCGGCGAATTGCCGGCCATGCCGGCTGGGCTGGAGGATTGCCAGAGCCGCAACAACCAGTTGCTGCTGGCCGCCGCCCTGGAGATCGAGCCGCAACTGCGCGCCGCCATCGAGCGCCATGGGCTGGACCGGGTGGGCATCGTCCTCGGCACCAGCACCTCGGGCATCCAGGAAGCCAGCGAAGGCATCGGCGAGCACCTGCGCAGCGGCACCCTGCCGGACGACTACCGCTACCCGCAGCAGGAACTGGCCGCACCAGCGGCCTTCCTCGCCGCCTGGCTGGGCACCCGCGGCCCGGCCTATTGCATCTCCACCGCCTGCACCTCCAGCGCCCGTGCCCTGATGAGCGCACGCCGGCTGCTGGCCCTGGGCGTGTGCGACGCGGTGATCTGCGGCGGCGTGGATTCCCTCTGCGGCCTGACCCTGAATGGTTTCAGCGCGCTGGAGGCGGTTTCCGCCGAGCCCTGCAACCCGCTGTCGCGCAACCGCAACGGCATCAATATCGGCGAGGGCGCGGCGCTGTTCCTGCTCGACCGCGAGCCGGGTCCCATCGCCCTGCTGGGTGCCGGCGCCTGCTCCGACGCGCACCACATCTCGGCCCCCGAACCCAGCGGCCTCGGCGCACAGCGCGCCATGCGCCAGGCCCTGGCCGACGCCGGCACCTGCGCCGAAGGCATCCACTACCTGAACCTGCATGGCACCGCCACGGTGCACAACGACGCCATGGAGAGCCAGGCCACCGCCGCGCTGTTCCCCTCCGGGCTGCCGGTGTCGTCCACCAAGCCACTGACCGGCCACACCCTGGGTGCCGCCGGCGCGCTGGAGGCCGCCTTCTGCTGGCTGGCCCTGAGCGAGCACAACCGCGACCGCCTGCTGCCGCCGCACCTCTGGGACGGCGAGGCCGATCCGGATCTGCCCGCTCTGGAGCTGGCGCACCGTGGCCGCGCCCTGGAGCCATCCTCGGGCCGCCGCCTGATGAGCAATTCCTTCGCCTTCGGCGGCAGCAACATCAGCCTGATCATCGGAGATGCGCCATGAACGACTGGCCGATTGCCGAGCTGGTCCCCCACGCCGGGGACATGATCCTCATCGACCGCGTGCTGCGCTTCGGCGACGAGGACGTGGAAACCCTGGTCACCGTGCGCCCCGGGCTGTTCAGCCAGGACGACGGCAGCCTGCCGGCCTGGGTCGGCGTCGAGCTGATGGCCCAGAGCATCGCCGCCTACGCCGGCTGCCAGGCGCGCCAGGCCGGGCAACCCGTGGAGCTGGGCTTCCTGCTCGGCACCCGCAACTTTCAATGCGACGTCGACCGCTTCCCGGCCGGCGTCGAGCTGCATATCCGCGCCACCCGGACGCTGCAGGACGACAACGGCATGGGCGTCTTCGAATGCCAGCTGGGCGGGCCCGGCATCGCTGCCTTCGCCCGTCTCAATGTCTTCCGCCCGCCGCAGGTGGCCAGTTACCTGGAGGAACCCCAACCATGAGCGAGACCATCCTGGTCACCGGCTCCAGCCGCGGCATCGGCCGCGCCATCGCCCTGCGCCTGGCGCGCGCCGGCTTCGACCTGGTGCTGCACTGCCGCTCGCGCCGCGATGAGGCCGAGGCGGTGAAAGCCGAGATCGAGGCCCTGGGCCGCCATGCCCGGGTGCTGCAGTTCGACGTGTCCGACCGCGCCGCCTGCCGCGAGCAGTTGGAGGGCGATGTCGAAGTCCACGGTGCCTACTACGGTGTGGTGTGCAATGCCGGCCTGACCCGCGACGGCGCCTTTCCGGCGCTGACCGAGGAGGACTGGGACAGCGTGCTGCGCACCAACCTGGACGGTTTCTACAATGTGCTGCACCCGCTGTGCATGCCGATGATCCGCCGCCGCAAGCCGGGCCGCATCGTGTGCATCACCTCGGTCTCGGGGCTGATCGGCAACCGTGGCCAGGTCAACTACAGCGCCTCCAAGGCCGGCGTGATCGGCGCCGCCAAGGCCCTGGCCATCGAGCTGGGCAAGCGCCGCATCACCGTCAACTGCGTGGCCCCGGGGCTGATCGACACCGAGATCCTCGACGAGCAGGTGCCGGTGGAGGAGATCCTCAAGATGATCCCGGCCCAGCGCATGGGCACGCCGGAGGAAGTGGCCGGCGCCGTGAATTTCCTGATGTCCGAGGAGGCGGGGTACATCACCCGCCAGGTCCTCGCTGTTAATGGTGGGTTGTGCTGATGAAACGCGTCGTCATTACCGGCATGGCCGGCGTCACCTCCCTGGGCAACGACTGGGCCGGCATCTCGGCCAACTTCCTGGGCAACCGCAGCGGCATCCGCCGCATGGATGAGTGGGACCGCTTCACCGAGCTGAACACCCGCCTGGCCGGGCCCATCGACGATTTCGCCACCCCCTCGCACTGGACCCGCAAGCAGATGCGCAGCATGGGCCGTGTTTCCAAGCTGGCGGTCTACGCGGCGGAGCGAGCGCTGGCCGATGCCGGGCTGAGTGGCGATGCAATGATCCAGGATGGGCGCATGGGCGTGGCCTGTGGCTCGTCCACCGGCAGCACCGACGAGATCAAGGCCTTCGGCAACATGTTGCTGAACTCGGTGGCGGACGGCCTCAACGCCAACTCCTACGTGCGCATGATGCCGCACACGGCGGCGGCCAATATCAGCATCTTCTTCGGCCTCAAGGGCCGCCTGATCCCCACCTCCAGCGCCTGCACCAGCGGCAGCCAGGGCATCGGCTATGCCTATGAGGCGATAAAGTTCGGCCGCCTGCCGATGATGCTCGCCGGTGGCGCCGAGGAGCTCTGCCCCACCGAGGCGATGGTGTTCGACGCGCTCTACGCCACCAGCCTGAAGAACGACGCCCCGCACACCTCACCGCGCCCCTATGACAGCGGCCGCGACGGCCTGGTGATCGGCGAAGGTGCCGGCATTTTGGTGCTTGAAGAACTGGAGCACGCCCTGGCCCGTGGCGCGAAGATCCACGCCGAGATCGTCGGCTTCGGCTGCAACTCCGACGGTCAGCACACCACCAAGCCGGAGCAGGCGACCATGCGCGGCGCCATGGAGCTGGCCCTGCAGGACGCCGGTCTGGCGCCCGAGGCCATCGGCTACGTCAACGGCCACGGCACCGCCACCGAGCAGGGCGACGTGGCGGAATCCCTGGCCACCAGCAGCCTGTTCGGCGCGCGCATGCCCATCAGCTCGCAGAAGAGCTTCCTTGGCCACACGCTGGGTGCCTGCGGCGCGCTGGAGTCCTGGTTCAGCATCGAGATGATGAACAGCGA includes the following:
- a CDS encoding class I SAM-dependent methyltransferase, which encodes MERAAATYVEETRFGFWFLQSHTWQHHVLRVAINDLKGLFAEPLPEAPVLLDAGCGQGKSFGLLNAAFAPARMIGLDADPHSLDCSRAEAERLGLEVQLVSSDCAEIALPDASVDLLFCHQTFHHLVEQERALAEFWRVLKPGGYLLFAESTRYYIDTWVIRWLFRHPMHVQRTAEEYLEMLRGQGFAFEPRNVSYPYLWWSRSADFGLLERWGLRNPPPPGQRNETLVNAVARKPLENDGR
- a CDS encoding DUF3261 domain-containing protein; the protein is MRRLLLAGLCLLLAACAARTPVPERPPRLELPQSLQVQRQADGEVRDWLLVVQAEGPALRWSLFDPLGVPLSRQLLQDGNWRNDGLLPPNDEARELFAALLYALAPAEALQPAYAGIEQRIAEDGRRELAGRWSIAYRAPQDFDLQRHDGPHYRITALDEEPR
- a CDS encoding beta-ketoacyl-[acyl-carrier-protein] synthase family protein translates to MTANLNALGLVCALGQGKQAVADALFAGDASGMRRQGGWVAERELSIGAVPGELPAMPAGLEDCQSRNNQLLLAAALEIEPQLRAAIERHGLDRVGIVLGTSTSGIQEASEGIGEHLRSGTLPDDYRYPQQELAAPAAFLAAWLGTRGPAYCISTACTSSARALMSARRLLALGVCDAVICGGVDSLCGLTLNGFSALEAVSAEPCNPLSRNRNGINIGEGAALFLLDREPGPIALLGAGACSDAHHISAPEPSGLGAQRAMRQALADAGTCAEGIHYLNLHGTATVHNDAMESQATAALFPSGLPVSSTKPLTGHTLGAAGALEAAFCWLALSEHNRDRLLPPHLWDGEADPDLPALELAHRGRALEPSSGRRLMSNSFAFGGSNISLIIGDAP
- a CDS encoding hotdog family protein, yielding MNDWPIAELVPHAGDMILIDRVLRFGDEDVETLVTVRPGLFSQDDGSLPAWVGVELMAQSIAAYAGCQARQAGQPVELGFLLGTRNFQCDVDRFPAGVELHIRATRTLQDDNGMGVFECQLGGPGIAAFARLNVFRPPQVASYLEEPQP
- the fabG gene encoding 3-oxoacyl-ACP reductase FabG codes for the protein MSETILVTGSSRGIGRAIALRLARAGFDLVLHCRSRRDEAEAVKAEIEALGRHARVLQFDVSDRAACREQLEGDVEVHGAYYGVVCNAGLTRDGAFPALTEEDWDSVLRTNLDGFYNVLHPLCMPMIRRRKPGRIVCITSVSGLIGNRGQVNYSASKAGVIGAAKALAIELGKRRITVNCVAPGLIDTEILDEQVPVEEILKMIPAQRMGTPEEVAGAVNFLMSEEAGYITRQVLAVNGGLC
- a CDS encoding beta-ketoacyl-ACP synthase; amino-acid sequence: MKRVVITGMAGVTSLGNDWAGISANFLGNRSGIRRMDEWDRFTELNTRLAGPIDDFATPSHWTRKQMRSMGRVSKLAVYAAERALADAGLSGDAMIQDGRMGVACGSSTGSTDEIKAFGNMLLNSVADGLNANSYVRMMPHTAAANISIFFGLKGRLIPTSSACTSGSQGIGYAYEAIKFGRLPMMLAGGAEELCPTEAMVFDALYATSLKNDAPHTSPRPYDSGRDGLVIGEGAGILVLEELEHALARGAKIHAEIVGFGCNSDGQHTTKPEQATMRGAMELALQDAGLAPEAIGYVNGHGTATEQGDVAESLATSSLFGARMPISSQKSFLGHTLGACGALESWFSIEMMNSDQYIHTLNLDAVDPACGELDYLRGEPRQMSNEYVMNNNFAFGGVNTSLIFRRWR